A genomic window from Thioalkalivibrio sp. ALJ12 includes:
- a CDS encoding cytochrome c produces MFLPALAALLAGAVLVGCDGLPGLDATPEHHQRDWDNETLQYGERLYMQNCAVCHGENREGAENWRQRDADGYMPPPPLDGSAHTWHHPYWQLKDMIRYGAEARGGAMPSFEDTLSYDDVEAIIAFIQAQWPDEIFEAWIRYDQNHPTQEAWEEEMGEPWVTHVSDPRNPSTGHEHH; encoded by the coding sequence ATGTTCCTTCCGGCCCTGGCCGCGCTGCTCGCCGGCGCGGTCCTGGTCGGTTGCGACGGTCTGCCAGGCCTGGACGCGACCCCGGAACACCACCAGCGCGACTGGGACAACGAGACCCTGCAATACGGCGAACGGCTGTACATGCAGAACTGCGCGGTATGCCACGGCGAGAATCGCGAGGGCGCGGAGAACTGGCGCCAGCGCGACGCGGACGGCTACATGCCGCCCCCGCCCCTGGATGGCAGCGCCCACACCTGGCACCACCCCTACTGGCAGCTCAAGGACATGATCCGCTACGGCGCCGAAGCGCGCGGCGGGGCCATGCCCAGTTTCGAGGACACCCTGTCCTACGACGACGTAGAAGCGATTATCGCCTTCATACAGGCGCAGTGGCCCGACGAGATCTTCGAGGCATGGATCCGCTACGACCAGAACCACCCGACCCAGGAGGCCTGGGAGGAAGAGATGGGCGAGCCCTGGGTCACTCACGTATCCGATCCGCGCAACCCTTCGACCGGGCACGAACATCACTAA
- a CDS encoding CopD family protein, producing MEGYALATVVHVLAVVIWVGGMFFAWMFLRPTAARQLDDMARLRLWEEVFQRFFPWVWAAVVALLITGFHMIFLVFGGMDSVHPSVHTMLALGLIMMAIFAHVVFAPYRRMRQAIAASDTAEGLRRLGQIRRLVGINTLIGLVTIIVASGGPLMPQ from the coding sequence ATGGAAGGGTATGCACTGGCCACCGTGGTGCACGTGCTGGCGGTCGTGATCTGGGTTGGCGGGATGTTCTTCGCCTGGATGTTCCTGCGGCCGACGGCGGCACGGCAGCTCGACGACATGGCGCGGCTGCGCCTGTGGGAAGAGGTGTTCCAGCGCTTCTTTCCCTGGGTGTGGGCGGCGGTCGTGGCGCTGCTGATCACCGGCTTCCACATGATCTTCCTGGTGTTTGGCGGCATGGACAGCGTGCATCCCAGTGTGCACACGATGCTGGCGCTGGGCCTCATCATGATGGCGATCTTCGCCCATGTGGTATTCGCCCCGTACCGCCGTATGCGCCAGGCGATCGCGGCCAGTGACACCGCGGAAGGCCTGCGCCGTCTGGGCCAGATCCGCCGGCTGGTGGGTATCAACACCCTGATCGGGCTGGTCACCATCATCGTGGCCTCCGGTGGTCCGCTGATGCCGCAGTAG
- a CDS encoding SO_0444 family Cu/Zn efflux transporter encodes MIAAILSATLELALTAAPWLLLGLAAAGLVKAFLPEAVLQRWLGGTGLAPTARAAIAGAPLPLCSCGAIPTALALHRGGAGRGPTTAFLIGTPGVGVDSVAISYALLGPLMTVARVAGAVVTAIATGLLVGRTRAPAAHADNTRTSQDCCTAASCDGGGSPSATAPGPWTRLLEGQRYAFGDVLDDIRLWLVIGLFVAGALLALVPPAALAEYGSGLPAMLLLAVIGIPMYLCATAATPIAVALLAAGVSPGAVLVFLLAAPITSLATLGVFRRELGNAALSLYLLGIGASTVALGLALDAGLGMSGLSPAITPGKATEWIPPTVEWVALAVLVVLALHPLRWRLPAHA; translated from the coding sequence ATGATCGCCGCGATCCTGAGCGCTACGCTGGAACTCGCCCTGACGGCCGCCCCGTGGCTGCTGCTGGGCCTGGCCGCGGCCGGACTGGTCAAGGCCTTCCTGCCAGAGGCGGTGCTGCAGCGCTGGCTGGGCGGCACGGGTCTGGCACCGACCGCCCGCGCCGCCATTGCCGGGGCACCCTTGCCGCTTTGCTCCTGCGGGGCGATCCCGACCGCCCTGGCACTGCACCGGGGCGGCGCCGGACGGGGCCCGACCACGGCGTTCCTGATCGGTACCCCGGGCGTGGGCGTCGACTCGGTGGCGATCAGCTATGCCCTGCTCGGCCCCCTGATGACCGTCGCCCGGGTCGCCGGCGCCGTGGTGACGGCCATCGCCACGGGCCTGCTGGTCGGGCGCACGCGCGCTCCCGCGGCGCATGCGGACAATACGCGGACGTCACAAGACTGCTGCACCGCGGCTTCCTGCGATGGAGGGGGCTCACCATCCGCCACGGCGCCGGGCCCATGGACGCGCCTGCTGGAGGGCCAGCGCTACGCATTCGGCGACGTGCTGGATGACATCCGTCTCTGGCTGGTGATCGGACTGTTCGTTGCCGGGGCGCTGCTGGCCCTGGTGCCACCGGCCGCACTGGCGGAATATGGCAGCGGGCTGCCGGCAATGCTGCTGCTCGCCGTGATCGGCATCCCGATGTACCTGTGTGCGACCGCGGCCACCCCCATCGCGGTCGCCCTGCTGGCGGCTGGAGTTTCTCCTGGCGCCGTGCTGGTGTTCCTGCTGGCCGCCCCGATCACCAGCCTGGCGACCCTGGGGGTGTTCCGGCGGGAACTGGGCAACGCGGCCCTGAGTCTTTATCTATTGGGGATCGGCGCCAGCACCGTGGCGCTCGGGCTGGCACTGGATGCCGGACTGGGCATGAGCGGGTTGAGCCCCGCGATCACCCCGGGCAAGGCCACCGAATGGATACCGCCCACCGTCGAATGGGTGGCGCTGGCCGTGCTGGTGGTGCTCGCCCTGCATCCGCTACGCTGGCGCCTGCCTGCCCATGCCTAA
- a CDS encoding bifunctional diguanylate cyclase/phosphodiesterase produces the protein MNRRRSDVLPDEERARLEGLIREEREARRHAESLADTRLQDLYAKQQQIELLNTIAFAANQSDSIAEVLRTALNAIGEFLDWPVGHAYLARKSSDGELELGPTGIWHLRTLDPVEAFRECTEDTIFRSGQGLPGRVLEQRAPVWIEHLDQDPHFPRRAAAALSGLRSGFAFPVMVGHEAACVLEFFAAETTPEQPEVLALLAQAGVQLGRVVERNRHAERLIHHASHDPLTGLPNRRLFHDRLEHAIARYAREPESLFAVLFVDLDRFKLVNDSLGHTAGDELLAQVGQRLLTTLRQNDTVSRPGVDHNARPDDTLARLGGDEFTILLEGLHEPVDALRVAERLQAVLHEPFAVAGQTVYVTVSIGIATRPYGQACPVASPDQDGPSCAEDLMREADMAMYRAKSLGKARCEFCDPGMQTQALESLRLETSLRESVERNAFVVHYQPIMSLADNRITGFEALVRWEREGELLPPDRFIPIAEDAGLVHLIDMQVLYTACCQLQAWNAQRSGPPLTISTNLSARQLTRPELVDEVATILCGTDTPPEQLRLEITETATLGNLEELIATLKGLKALGVSLAMDDFGTGYSSLSYLHRLPLDILKIDRAFVAGLDRDEYSQRLVQTVINMARNLGLEAVAEGVESNTHAATLRALGCTRAQGYYYSRPVPADRAGDLLVADQLPLVTT, from the coding sequence ATGAATCGCCGCCGTAGCGACGTCCTCCCGGACGAGGAGCGCGCGCGCCTCGAGGGCCTGATTCGCGAGGAACGCGAGGCCCGACGACATGCAGAATCCCTGGCCGACACCCGCCTGCAGGACCTCTACGCGAAGCAGCAGCAGATCGAACTGCTCAACACGATTGCCTTCGCAGCCAATCAGTCCGACTCCATCGCCGAAGTCCTGCGCACGGCCCTGAATGCCATCGGGGAGTTTCTCGACTGGCCGGTCGGCCATGCCTACCTTGCGCGCAAGAGTTCAGATGGCGAACTGGAGCTGGGCCCGACGGGCATCTGGCACCTGCGGACACTCGACCCGGTCGAGGCCTTTCGTGAATGTACGGAAGACACGATCTTCCGTTCCGGCCAGGGCCTGCCCGGCCGCGTTCTCGAACAGCGTGCCCCGGTGTGGATCGAGCACCTGGATCAGGACCCCCATTTCCCCCGGCGCGCGGCGGCGGCCTTGAGCGGCCTGCGCTCGGGCTTCGCCTTCCCGGTCATGGTCGGGCACGAGGCCGCCTGCGTACTGGAATTTTTCGCCGCCGAGACCACGCCCGAGCAGCCGGAGGTACTGGCCCTGCTGGCACAGGCCGGTGTGCAACTGGGGCGCGTGGTCGAGCGCAACCGCCACGCCGAACGGCTGATCCACCACGCCTCCCATGATCCGCTGACGGGCCTGCCGAACCGGCGGCTCTTTCACGACCGTCTGGAGCACGCGATCGCGCGCTATGCGCGCGAGCCGGAGTCACTGTTCGCCGTGCTGTTCGTCGATCTCGACCGCTTCAAGCTCGTCAACGACAGCCTCGGCCACACGGCCGGCGACGAGCTGCTGGCCCAGGTCGGCCAGCGTCTGCTGACGACGCTACGCCAGAACGACACGGTTTCTCGTCCCGGCGTTGACCACAATGCGCGACCGGACGACACCCTCGCCCGACTGGGCGGTGACGAATTCACGATCCTGCTGGAGGGCCTGCACGAACCGGTGGATGCGCTGCGCGTCGCCGAGCGCCTGCAGGCCGTCCTGCACGAGCCCTTCGCGGTCGCCGGCCAGACGGTGTATGTCACGGTCAGTATCGGCATCGCCACGCGCCCCTATGGCCAGGCCTGCCCAGTCGCCAGTCCCGATCAGGACGGCCCGAGCTGTGCCGAGGATCTGATGCGCGAGGCGGATATGGCGATGTATCGCGCCAAATCGCTCGGCAAGGCCCGCTGCGAGTTCTGCGACCCGGGCATGCAGACGCAGGCGCTCGAGAGCCTGCGTCTGGAGACCAGCCTGCGCGAGTCGGTGGAGCGCAATGCCTTTGTCGTGCATTACCAGCCGATCATGTCCCTGGCGGACAATCGCATTACCGGGTTCGAGGCCCTGGTGCGCTGGGAACGGGAAGGCGAACTCCTGCCCCCGGATCGCTTCATCCCGATCGCGGAGGATGCCGGGCTGGTCCACCTGATCGACATGCAGGTGCTGTATACCGCGTGCTGCCAGCTACAAGCCTGGAATGCACAACGCAGCGGCCCGCCGCTGACGATCAGCACCAACCTCTCCGCGCGGCAGCTCACCCGCCCCGAGCTGGTGGACGAGGTCGCCACGATCCTGTGCGGTACCGACACCCCGCCGGAACAACTGCGCCTGGAGATCACCGAGACCGCAACGCTGGGCAACCTCGAAGAACTGATCGCCACCCTGAAGGGACTGAAGGCCCTCGGCGTCAGTCTGGCGATGGATGACTTCGGCACGGGCTACTCGTCGCTCAGTTATCTTCACCGCCTGCCGCTGGATATCCTGAAGATCGATCGCGCCTTCGTGGCCGGGCTGGACCGCGACGAGTACAGCCAGCGCCTGGTGCAGACCGTGATCAACATGGCGCGCAACCTCGGCCTGGAGGCGGTCGCCGAGGGCGTCGAGAGCAATACCCACGCGGCCACCTTGCGCGCACTGGGGTGCACCCGAGCCCAGGGGTACTACTACTCCCGCCCCGTACCCGCCGACCGGGCCGGCGACCTCCTGGTTGCCGATCAGCTCCCGCTGGTCACCACCTGA
- a CDS encoding O-methyltransferase → MSNRSIGLDDRLQAYVLDRSLRESSLLAELRAETAGLPEHNMQIAPEQGQFMALLARLVGARRYLEVGTFTGYSALAVGQALPDDGEVVCLDHSEAWTAIARRYWDRAGLAARMDLRLGDARASLRQLEAEGQSDRFDLAFIDADKTGYPEYFEACLRLVRPGGLIMVDNTLWHGQVADRDCDDEDTRAIRDFNQALHRDERIDLSLVPIGDGLSLARRR, encoded by the coding sequence ATGTCCAACCGTTCAATCGGGCTCGATGACCGCCTTCAGGCCTATGTACTGGATCGCTCGCTGCGCGAGTCCAGCCTGCTTGCGGAGCTGCGCGCCGAGACCGCGGGGCTGCCGGAGCACAACATGCAGATCGCCCCCGAACAGGGACAGTTCATGGCCCTGCTGGCGCGCCTGGTCGGGGCCCGGCGCTACCTGGAAGTCGGCACCTTTACCGGCTACAGCGCGCTGGCGGTGGGGCAAGCTCTCCCCGACGACGGCGAGGTGGTCTGCCTGGATCACAGCGAGGCCTGGACCGCGATCGCCAGGCGCTACTGGGACCGGGCCGGTCTGGCCGCGCGCATGGACCTGCGCCTGGGCGATGCGCGCGCCAGCCTGCGCCAGCTGGAGGCTGAAGGACAGAGCGATCGCTTCGATCTTGCGTTCATCGACGCCGACAAGACCGGTTACCCGGAGTACTTCGAGGCCTGCCTGCGACTGGTCCGCCCGGGCGGACTGATCATGGTGGACAACACCCTCTGGCATGGTCAGGTGGCCGACCGCGACTGCGATGACGAAGACACCCGGGCCATCCGCGACTTCAACCAGGCGCTGCATCGCGACGAGCGCATCGACCTCTCGCTGGTACCGATTGGTGACGGCCTGTCCCTGGCGCGCCGCCGCTGA
- a CDS encoding DUF3293 domain-containing protein: MLLRIGQRDPRLEAAVQAQGVKQASLLTAWNPRSDPLPEPENRARQARLERELAQAGWRCWPTVHRDPAGRWADEPGCCVLGMGAAELDTWMVGFDQNAAVVIEPPGTPRLVWHPALRSAG; this comes from the coding sequence TTGCTCCTGCGCATCGGTCAGCGCGATCCGCGTCTCGAGGCCGCCGTGCAGGCACAGGGGGTGAAGCAGGCCAGCTTGCTGACCGCATGGAACCCGCGCAGCGACCCCCTGCCGGAACCGGAGAACCGCGCACGCCAGGCCCGTCTCGAGCGCGAGCTGGCGCAGGCCGGCTGGCGCTGCTGGCCCACGGTCCACCGGGACCCGGCCGGCCGCTGGGCCGACGAACCCGGCTGCTGTGTGCTGGGGATGGGCGCCGCCGAGCTGGATACCTGGATGGTCGGGTTCGACCAGAACGCGGCTGTGGTAATCGAACCTCCCGGCACGCCGCGTCTGGTCTGGCACCCGGCCCTGCGATCGGCCGGCTGA
- a CDS encoding cation-transporting P-type ATPase has product MDESQNAQSPRDETIAWHALDPDAALSERDSRREGLSTDAARERLDQYGRNQLRPPEQAGLIRRFFRHFHNILIYILLAAAAGTALLGHWVDTGVILAVVLINTLIGFVQEGKAEKALDAIRKMLSPHALALRDGHRREIPAEELVPGDIVYLQAGDRVPADLRLLEVKNLRVEEAVLTGESVAVEKSPEAVDREADLGDRTGMAFSGTLVAFGRGHGVVVATGEHTEIGRISSMLGEVESLQTPLVRQMEQFGRWLAGVVVVISAATFAFGYWVRSYPLDEMFLAAASLAVSSIPEGLPAIMTIALAIGVQKMARRNAIIRRLPAVETLGSVSTICSDKTGTLTRNEMTVQTVCTAGEEYGVSGVGYAPHGHFSVGQQEVEADEQPALLEVLRAGLLCNDAQVFEREGEWVMEGDPTEGALVVAARKAGLDPHLEAERLPRADVIPFESDHRYMATLHHDHDGHAQIFLKGAPERVLELCDRVRAGEDTDDLDREAWHQALEAIAARGQRLLAIASREVGPDQRELNFDHVEQGGFALLALVGIIDPPREEAIQAVAECREAGIRVKMITGDHLATARAIGEQLGLGRDAEAHAGHELDDVDDERLAQMAEATDVFARTSPEHKLRLVRALQGRGRIVAMTGDGVNDAPALKRADVGVAMGGKGTEAAKEASEMVLADDNFASIAHAVEEGRTVYDNIRKAILHMLPTNAGQSLTIMMAILMGLALPLTPVQVLWVNMVTSVTLAMALAFERAEPGVMQRPPRDPDTPLLSGFLLWRIPFVAVLLWLGTFGHFVYMETVVGVNEELARTIAINTLVAGQAFYLLNLRLIHQPVLPGFELFRSHSMWIAIGVLILLQLAFTYAPVMHTLFGTTTIGLGDWLRILAFGLAVFVIVELEKLVVRQVLARRRGIAPTAV; this is encoded by the coding sequence ATGGACGAATCGCAAAACGCGCAGTCCCCCAGGGACGAGACCATCGCCTGGCATGCTCTTGATCCCGATGCCGCCCTGAGCGAGCGCGACAGTCGCCGCGAGGGGCTGTCCACTGACGCGGCCCGGGAACGCCTGGACCAGTACGGCAGGAACCAGCTGCGCCCGCCGGAGCAGGCGGGCCTGATCCGGCGTTTCTTTCGCCACTTCCACAACATCCTGATTTACATCCTGCTGGCCGCGGCGGCCGGTACGGCCCTGCTCGGTCACTGGGTCGACACCGGCGTGATCCTGGCCGTGGTCCTGATCAACACGCTGATCGGCTTTGTCCAGGAGGGCAAGGCGGAAAAGGCGCTGGATGCGATCCGCAAGATGCTCTCGCCGCACGCGCTGGCCCTGCGCGATGGGCACCGGCGCGAGATTCCGGCCGAGGAGCTGGTCCCGGGCGATATCGTCTATCTGCAGGCGGGCGACCGTGTGCCGGCGGACCTGCGCCTGCTCGAGGTCAAGAACCTGCGGGTCGAGGAGGCGGTGCTGACCGGGGAGTCGGTCGCGGTGGAAAAATCCCCCGAAGCCGTGGACCGCGAGGCGGACCTGGGGGACCGCACCGGCATGGCCTTTTCCGGCACGCTGGTCGCCTTCGGGCGCGGGCACGGCGTGGTGGTGGCCACCGGCGAGCACACCGAGATCGGTCGCATATCTTCGATGCTGGGCGAGGTCGAAAGCCTGCAGACGCCGCTGGTACGCCAGATGGAGCAGTTCGGCCGCTGGCTGGCCGGCGTCGTCGTGGTTATCTCCGCTGCGACGTTCGCCTTCGGCTACTGGGTGCGCAGTTACCCGCTGGACGAGATGTTCCTGGCAGCGGCCAGTCTGGCGGTCTCTTCCATCCCCGAGGGTCTGCCGGCGATCATGACCATCGCCCTGGCGATCGGCGTGCAGAAGATGGCGCGGCGCAATGCCATCATCCGTCGCCTGCCGGCGGTGGAGACGCTGGGCTCGGTCTCCACGATCTGCTCCGACAAGACCGGCACGCTGACCCGCAACGAGATGACGGTGCAGACCGTGTGCACGGCGGGCGAAGAGTACGGCGTCTCCGGCGTGGGCTATGCCCCGCACGGGCATTTCTCCGTGGGCCAGCAGGAAGTGGAGGCCGACGAGCAGCCGGCGCTGCTGGAGGTGCTGCGCGCGGGCCTTTTGTGCAACGACGCCCAGGTGTTCGAACGCGAGGGCGAGTGGGTGATGGAGGGCGACCCGACCGAGGGGGCGCTGGTGGTGGCCGCGCGCAAGGCGGGGCTCGACCCGCACCTGGAGGCGGAGCGGCTTCCACGTGCCGATGTGATCCCGTTCGAGTCCGATCATCGCTACATGGCGACCCTGCACCATGATCACGACGGGCATGCGCAGATCTTTCTGAAGGGGGCCCCGGAGCGGGTGCTGGAGCTGTGCGACCGGGTGCGTGCGGGTGAGGATACCGATGACCTTGACCGCGAAGCCTGGCACCAGGCGCTGGAAGCCATCGCGGCTCGCGGCCAGCGTCTGCTGGCCATTGCGAGCCGCGAGGTGGGGCCCGATCAGCGCGAACTGAATTTCGATCATGTCGAGCAGGGCGGGTTCGCCCTGCTCGCCCTGGTGGGGATTATCGACCCGCCGCGGGAAGAGGCAATTCAGGCCGTGGCCGAGTGCCGGGAGGCCGGTATTCGCGTGAAGATGATCACCGGGGACCACCTGGCGACCGCGCGGGCCATCGGCGAGCAACTGGGACTGGGGCGCGATGCCGAGGCGCACGCGGGACACGAGCTGGATGATGTAGACGACGAGCGCCTGGCGCAGATGGCCGAGGCCACCGATGTGTTCGCACGCACCTCGCCCGAGCACAAGCTGCGTCTGGTGCGGGCCCTGCAGGGCCGCGGCCGGATCGTCGCCATGACCGGGGATGGGGTGAACGATGCCCCGGCACTCAAGCGCGCGGATGTCGGCGTCGCGATGGGCGGCAAGGGCACGGAGGCCGCCAAGGAGGCCTCGGAGATGGTGCTCGCGGACGACAACTTTGCCTCGATCGCCCACGCGGTCGAGGAGGGGCGCACGGTCTACGACAACATCCGCAAGGCCATCCTGCACATGCTGCCGACCAACGCCGGGCAGTCGCTGACCATCATGATGGCGATCCTGATGGGGCTGGCCCTGCCGCTGACACCGGTGCAGGTACTGTGGGTGAACATGGTGACCTCGGTGACCCTGGCGATGGCGCTGGCCTTCGAACGTGCCGAGCCGGGGGTGATGCAGCGTCCGCCGCGTGACCCCGACACGCCGCTGTTGTCCGGTTTTCTGCTATGGCGTATCCCTTTTGTTGCGGTCCTGCTGTGGCTCGGGACCTTCGGACATTTCGTCTACATGGAGACGGTGGTCGGCGTAAACGAGGAGCTGGCGCGTACCATTGCGATCAATACCCTGGTGGCCGGGCAGGCCTTTTATCTCCTGAATCTGCGCCTGATCCACCAGCCGGTGCTGCCGGGATTCGAGCTGTTTCGCTCGCACAGCATGTGGATCGCGATTGGGGTCCTGATCCTGCTTCAACTGGCCTTCACCTATGCCCCGGTGATGCACACCCTGTTCGGCACGACCACGATCGGCCTGGGCGACTGGCTGCGCATCCTGGCCTTCGGCCTTGCGGTGTTCGTGATCGTGGAGCTGGAGAAGCTGGTGGTGCGCCAGGTGCTGGCCCGCCGTCGAGGAATTGCCCCGACGGCGGTGTAG